One genomic region from Thermoleptolyngbya sichuanensis A183 encodes:
- a CDS encoding magnesium chelatase subunit H has translation MFTHVKPTVRHIVPDNLNGRALIKVVYVVLEPQYQSALSAAVRSINESNPDVAIEISGYLLEELRSTENYEALQKDVSEANIFIGSLIFIEELAEKVVAAVQPVRDRLDAAIVFPSMPQVMRLNKLGSFSMSQLGQSKSVIGEFMKKRRQKQGAGFEDAMLKLLNTLPKVLKYLPMDKAQDARNFMLSFQYWLGGSSENLENFLLMLIDRYCDVQALKSATLQYRDPVTYPDMGIWHPLAPQMFEDLKEYLNWHGSRRDIGADMKDPLAPTVGLVLQRTHLVTGDDAHYVAMVQELESMGARVISVFAGGLDFSKPVDSYFYDPLTKQPIVDVVVSLTGFALVGGPARQDHPKAIDSLKRLNRPYMVALPLVFQTTEEWQDSDLGLHPIQVALQIAIPELDGAIEPIIVSGRDGATGKAIALQDRIEAIAQRAMKWANLRRKPRLQKRVAITVFSFPPDKGNVGTAAYLDVFGSIYEVMKALKTNGYDVEELPESAEALMQAVIHDAQAQYASPELNIAYRMSVPEYEQLTPYSTRLEASWGPPPGHLNTDGQNLLVFGKSFGNVFIGVQPTFGYEGDPMRLLFSRSASPHHGFAAYYTYLEKIWKADAVLHFGTHGSLEFMPGKQMGMSSECYPDSLIGTIPNLYYYAANNPSEATIAKRRGYAETISYLTPPAENAGLYKGLKELSELIASYQTLKDSGRGASIVNAVVEKCRQVNLDKDIVLPDGDAGDLSAEDRDTLIGKVYIKLMEIESRLLPCGLHVIGKPPTAEEAIATLVNIAGLDRPEDGIKSLQRIIAESLGRDIDEVYKGSDRGVLTDVQLLYDITQAVRKAVAAMVQEQIDADGRVSLVTKLNFFNLGKKEPWIEALAEAGYPKVNADDIKPLFEYLEFCLKQVVADNELGALLQALEGEYVLPGPGGDPIRNPDVLPTGKNIHALDPQSIPTLAAVQSAQIVVDRLLARQKAETGTYPETIAFVLWGTDNIKTYGESLAQVMLLVGVRPVPDALGRVNKLELIPLEELGRPRIDVVVNCSGVFRDLFINQMNLLDRAIKMAAEADEPVEMNYVRKHAIEQAKELGVDVRQAATRVFSNASGSYSSNVNLAVENSTWESEAELQDMYLSRKGFSFNSDNPGVMDDSRQIFETALKTVDVTFQNLDSSEISLTDVSHYFDSDPTKVVSRLRKDGKQPAAYIADTTTANAQVRTLSETVRLDARTKLLNPKWYEGMLSHGYEGVRELSKRLVNTMGWSATAGAVDNWVYEDVNTTFIEDEEMQKRLLNLNPNSFRKIVGTLLEVNGRGYWETSEENLERLRQLYQEVEDRIEGIE, from the coding sequence ATGTTCACTCACGTCAAGCCCACGGTCAGACACATTGTTCCCGACAATCTCAACGGGCGTGCGCTGATCAAGGTGGTCTATGTCGTGCTAGAGCCGCAATATCAAAGCGCCCTGTCTGCGGCGGTACGTTCGATTAATGAGAGCAATCCCGACGTGGCAATCGAGATTAGCGGCTACTTGCTAGAAGAGTTACGTAGCACTGAGAACTACGAAGCCCTGCAAAAAGACGTTTCAGAAGCGAATATCTTTATCGGCTCGCTAATTTTCATAGAGGAGCTAGCAGAAAAGGTGGTGGCTGCGGTACAGCCCGTGCGCGATCGCCTCGATGCCGCCATTGTTTTTCCCTCCATGCCCCAGGTGATGCGCCTGAACAAGCTGGGCAGCTTCTCCATGTCGCAACTGGGGCAGTCCAAAAGCGTCATCGGTGAATTCATGAAGAAGCGCCGCCAGAAGCAGGGCGCGGGCTTTGAAGACGCGATGCTAAAGCTGCTAAACACCCTGCCCAAGGTGCTGAAGTATCTGCCGATGGACAAGGCGCAGGACGCGCGGAACTTTATGCTCAGCTTTCAATACTGGCTGGGCGGCTCATCCGAAAACCTGGAAAACTTCCTGTTGATGCTAATCGACCGCTATTGCGACGTGCAGGCGCTGAAATCTGCGACGCTGCAATATCGCGATCCGGTCACCTATCCCGACATGGGCATCTGGCACCCGCTCGCACCCCAGATGTTTGAGGATCTCAAAGAATACCTCAACTGGCATGGCTCTCGGCGAGACATTGGCGCAGATATGAAAGATCCCCTCGCGCCGACGGTGGGGCTGGTGCTGCAACGGACGCACCTGGTGACGGGCGACGACGCACACTATGTGGCCATGGTGCAGGAACTCGAAAGCATGGGCGCACGGGTAATTTCCGTGTTTGCGGGCGGGTTGGACTTCTCAAAACCTGTGGACAGCTACTTCTATGACCCGCTGACGAAGCAGCCCATTGTGGACGTGGTGGTGTCGCTGACGGGCTTTGCGCTGGTGGGCGGCCCGGCGCGGCAGGATCACCCCAAGGCAATCGACTCGCTGAAGCGGCTGAATCGTCCCTACATGGTGGCGCTGCCGCTGGTGTTCCAGACAACGGAAGAATGGCAGGACAGCGACCTAGGACTGCATCCCATCCAGGTGGCGCTGCAAATTGCGATTCCTGAACTGGACGGCGCAATCGAGCCGATTATTGTATCGGGTCGCGATGGCGCAACGGGTAAGGCGATCGCCCTGCAAGACCGGATAGAGGCGATCGCCCAACGAGCCATGAAGTGGGCAAACCTCCGCCGCAAGCCCCGTCTGCAAAAGCGGGTCGCCATCACTGTGTTCAGCTTCCCGCCGGATAAGGGCAACGTGGGCACGGCAGCTTATCTGGACGTATTCGGCTCCATCTATGAGGTGATGAAGGCGCTGAAGACCAACGGCTATGACGTTGAGGAACTGCCGGAGTCTGCTGAAGCGCTGATGCAAGCCGTGATTCACGATGCCCAGGCGCAATACGCCAGCCCAGAACTGAACATTGCCTACCGCATGTCGGTTCCGGAGTATGAGCAGCTCACGCCCTATTCCACCCGTCTGGAAGCAAGCTGGGGTCCGCCGCCCGGACATCTGAACACCGACGGTCAAAACCTGCTGGTATTTGGCAAGTCCTTTGGTAATGTGTTTATCGGCGTGCAGCCCACCTTTGGCTATGAAGGCGACCCCATGCGGCTGCTGTTCTCCCGTTCTGCCAGCCCGCACCACGGCTTTGCTGCCTACTACACCTACCTGGAAAAAATCTGGAAAGCCGATGCGGTGCTGCACTTTGGCACCCACGGGTCCCTGGAATTTATGCCTGGTAAGCAAATGGGCATGTCCAGCGAGTGCTATCCCGACAGCCTGATTGGCACGATTCCCAACCTCTATTACTACGCGGCGAATAATCCGTCGGAGGCGACAATCGCCAAGCGTCGCGGCTATGCCGAAACCATCAGCTACCTGACTCCGCCAGCGGAGAATGCGGGGCTATATAAAGGCCTGAAGGAACTCAGCGAACTGATCGCGTCTTACCAAACCCTGAAGGATTCGGGACGCGGCGCATCCATCGTCAACGCAGTGGTGGAAAAGTGTCGCCAGGTCAATCTAGATAAGGACATCGTGTTGCCAGATGGCGACGCTGGCGACCTGTCGGCAGAAGACCGCGACACGCTGATCGGCAAGGTCTACATCAAGCTCATGGAGATTGAGTCGCGCCTGTTGCCCTGCGGTCTGCACGTCATCGGCAAGCCCCCGACCGCAGAAGAGGCGATCGCCACGCTGGTCAACATCGCAGGACTCGATCGCCCCGAAGACGGCATCAAGAGTCTCCAGCGGATTATCGCCGAGAGCCTGGGGCGCGATATCGACGAGGTGTACAAAGGGAGCGATCGCGGCGTTTTGACCGACGTGCAGTTGCTCTACGACATCACCCAGGCGGTTCGCAAAGCCGTCGCTGCAATGGTGCAGGAGCAAATCGACGCGGACGGGCGCGTGTCTCTCGTCACCAAGCTCAACTTCTTTAACCTGGGTAAGAAAGAACCCTGGATCGAAGCGCTGGCAGAGGCGGGCTATCCCAAGGTCAACGCCGACGATATCAAGCCGCTGTTTGAATATCTGGAATTCTGCCTGAAGCAGGTTGTGGCGGACAACGAACTGGGCGCACTGCTGCAAGCGCTGGAGGGCGAGTACGTCCTGCCTGGCCCCGGCGGCGACCCGATTCGCAACCCCGATGTGCTGCCTACCGGTAAAAACATCCACGCCCTCGATCCGCAGTCAATTCCTACCCTGGCAGCAGTGCAGTCGGCCCAGATTGTGGTCGATCGCCTGTTGGCCCGGCAAAAAGCGGAGACAGGCACTTATCCCGAAACCATCGCCTTCGTTCTCTGGGGCACAGACAACATCAAGACCTATGGCGAGTCGCTGGCCCAGGTGATGCTGCTGGTGGGCGTGCGTCCGGTTCCCGATGCGCTGGGCCGGGTGAACAAGCTGGAACTGATTCCGCTGGAGGAACTGGGCCGCCCCCGTATAGACGTGGTGGTGAATTGCTCTGGCGTGTTCCGTGACCTGTTCATCAACCAGATGAATCTGCTGGATCGCGCGATTAAAATGGCGGCCGAAGCGGATGAACCAGTCGAGATGAACTACGTGCGTAAGCACGCCATCGAGCAGGCCAAAGAGTTGGGCGTAGACGTGCGTCAGGCTGCAACTCGCGTGTTCTCCAACGCATCCGGTTCCTATTCCTCCAACGTGAATCTGGCGGTGGAAAATAGCACCTGGGAAAGCGAGGCCGAGCTTCAGGATATGTACCTGTCGCGCAAGGGCTTCTCGTTCAATTCCGACAATCCGGGCGTAATGGACGATTCGCGCCAGATTTTTGAAACCGCGCTGAAGACAGTAGATGTGACGTTCCAAAATCTGGATTCTTCGGAAATCTCGCTGACGGACGTGTCCCACTACTTCGACTCGGACCCGACGAAGGTCGTGTCTCGTCTGCGGAAAGACGGTAAGCAGCCCGCCGCCTACATTGCCGACACCACCACGGCCAACGCTCAAGTGCGAACCCTGTCGGAAACCGTCCGGCTGGATGCCCGCACCAAGCTGCTGAATCCCAAGTGGTACGAGGGAATGCTGTCCCACGGCTATGAGGGCGTGCGGGAACTGTCGAAGCGACTCGTGAACACGATGGGATGGTCGGCAACGGCGGGCGCAGTGGATAACTGGGTCTACGAAGACGTGAACACCACGTTTATCGAAGACGAGGAAATGCAGAAGCGCCTGCTGAACCTGAACCCCAACTCCTTCCGCAAGATCGTCGGCACGCTGCTGGAGGTCAACGGCCGCGGCTATTGGGAAACCAGCGAAGAAAACCTAGAGCGCCTGCGCCAGCTTTATCAAGAAGTAGAAGACCGGATTGAAGGAATTGAGTAG